In Deinococcus psychrotolerans, a genomic segment contains:
- a CDS encoding ABC transporter ATP-binding protein, producing MTQLAVQNLTYRHGPEVALTFPSFEVGKGEQLALIGPSGAGKTTLLHLIAGLLRPESGQIRFDGQIISALSESGRDAYRARSVGYVFQDFHLMPGYSALENVLLGLGLSGMRGPQARERAAEVLSELGLGARLRHTPRQLSTGERQRVALARAVAHRPALLLADEPTAHLDRARGVQALKLLQDTAAVLGVTLIVVTHDPLVMDAFGRLIEVGAVAPHRSPEQTLVLA from the coding sequence GTGACTCAACTGGCGGTGCAGAACCTCACCTACCGGCACGGCCCAGAAGTGGCGCTGACGTTTCCCAGTTTTGAAGTCGGCAAGGGTGAGCAACTGGCCCTCATCGGCCCCAGCGGTGCGGGCAAAACCACGCTGCTGCACTTGATCGCCGGACTGCTGCGCCCAGAGAGCGGGCAAATCCGCTTTGACGGCCAAATCATCAGTGCGCTGAGTGAAAGTGGCCGCGACGCTTACCGCGCCCGCAGCGTCGGCTACGTGTTTCAGGACTTTCACCTGATGCCCGGCTACAGCGCCCTGGAAAATGTGCTGCTGGGCCTGGGCCTATCGGGAATGCGCGGCCCACAGGCCAGAGAACGCGCCGCCGAAGTGCTGAGCGAACTGGGCCTCGGCGCTCGCCTGCGACACACCCCGCGCCAATTGTCGACGGGTGAGCGGCAACGGGTGGCGCTCGCCCGCGCAGTCGCCCACCGCCCCGCTCTGCTGCTCGCCGATGAACCCACCGCCCATTTAGACCGTGCCAGAGGCGTGCAGGCCCTCAAACTCCTTCAAGACACTGCCGCTGTGCTGGGGGTCACATTGATTGTGGTCACCCATGATCCCCTTGTTATGGACGCCTTCGGGCGGCTGATTGAAGTCGGTGCAGTTGCCCCACACCGATCTCCAGAACAGACCCTGGTGTTGGCATGA
- a CDS encoding alkaline phosphatase — translation MKTPSLVKASLLLGTLLALSSAAAAEVKIYPYSGAHVLAGQKFDLRVEVSGVAAGAEASVMLDGKPVAGLIKTNSAADTVEYTLRGVSLLAGSHTVTVTGAATGQATMIAEAPATVAQAKKVILFIGDGMGWNTVRAAELVAHGYNPDNGMPLGRLEMETGLSGLATVTNSSYDSFLTDSANTASSIATGQKVLVNALSVYPDNTKDSLDNPRIETIAEILKRSKNMGIGLVSTAFGTDATPAAFAAHTRLRGDYSAVADQYFKGSAKPDVLLFGGSNDFISQTVPGSRRKDATNWIDDSQKMGFTFVSSRAELMKANTTKLFGLFNLSNFNSYLDRVQFKDPSVLGDFKDQPYLWDMTQKAVETLDKNPNGFFLMVEGGMIDKFEHPLDWQRGVWDVLEMDKAVAWAKDYQKTHPDTLVLVTADHAHSISTYAGYDHTKGPGNRDAVLVYQDGKFPTYSDKKDVNGIPMVTPTRGLAVGFAGVPDYCETFTARPIYKDPTISDGSGGYAPNPDICKEEGAYFRTGNLPRNTNQGVHSADPVPLFSFGPGAQNFVGMMDQTDIFFAIAKAMGVDATKDAGK, via the coding sequence ATGAAAACCCCATCTTTGGTTAAAGCTTCTCTGCTCCTCGGTACGCTCCTCGCCTTATCCAGCGCTGCCGCCGCCGAGGTCAAGATTTACCCGTATAGCGGCGCTCACGTTCTGGCCGGCCAGAAGTTTGATTTGCGGGTAGAAGTCAGCGGCGTCGCGGCGGGTGCGGAAGCCAGCGTGATGCTGGACGGCAAGCCCGTCGCGGGCCTCATCAAAACCAACAGCGCCGCCGATACGGTGGAATACACCCTGCGCGGCGTGTCGCTGCTTGCCGGAAGCCACACCGTGACCGTGACCGGAGCCGCAACCGGACAGGCGACCATGATTGCCGAAGCGCCCGCCACCGTCGCGCAGGCCAAAAAAGTGATTTTGTTTATCGGTGACGGCATGGGTTGGAACACCGTCCGCGCCGCCGAACTCGTGGCGCACGGCTACAACCCCGACAACGGCATGCCGCTGGGCCGCTTGGAAATGGAAACTGGCCTGAGCGGACTGGCGACGGTCACCAACTCCAGCTACGACTCGTTTTTGACCGACAGCGCCAACACCGCTTCGTCCATCGCCACTGGCCAAAAAGTCTTGGTCAACGCCCTGAGCGTCTACCCCGACAACACCAAAGACTCGTTGGACAACCCGCGCATCGAAACCATCGCCGAAATTTTGAAGCGCAGCAAAAATATGGGCATCGGTCTGGTCAGCACCGCCTTTGGCACCGACGCCACGCCCGCCGCCTTCGCCGCCCACACCCGGTTGCGCGGCGATTATTCGGCGGTGGCCGACCAGTACTTTAAGGGCAGCGCCAAGCCCGATGTGCTGCTGTTCGGCGGCAGCAACGATTTCATTTCCCAGACTGTGCCGGGCAGCCGCCGCAAAGACGCCACCAACTGGATCGACGACTCGCAAAAAATGGGTTTTACCTTTGTCAGCAGCCGCGCCGAACTGATGAAGGCCAACACCACCAAGCTGTTCGGGCTGTTTAACCTCAGCAATTTCAACAGCTACCTCGACCGGGTGCAGTTTAAAGACCCCAGCGTTTTGGGCGATTTCAAAGACCAGCCGTACTTGTGGGACATGACCCAAAAAGCCGTGGAAACCCTGGACAAAAACCCCAACGGCTTCTTCTTGATGGTGGAAGGCGGCATGATCGACAAGTTCGAGCACCCGCTCGATTGGCAGCGCGGCGTTTGGGACGTGCTGGAAATGGACAAAGCGGTGGCGTGGGCCAAGGACTACCAAAAGACCCACCCCGACACGTTGGTGCTGGTCACGGCGGATCACGCCCACTCGATCAGCACGTACGCGGGCTATGACCACACCAAAGGCCCGGGCAACCGCGACGCCGTGCTGGTCTACCAAGACGGCAAATTCCCGACCTACAGCGACAAAAAAGACGTGAACGGCATTCCGATGGTGACGCCGACACGTGGCCTGGCAGTGGGCTTTGCAGGCGTGCCGGACTACTGCGAAACCTTCACGGCCCGCCCCATTTACAAAGACCCCACCATCAGCGACGGCAGCGGCGGCTACGCGCCCAACCCCGACATCTGCAAAGAAGAAGGCGCGTACTTCCGCACCGGCAACCTGCCGCGCAACACCAACCAGGGCGTTCACTCAGCCGACCCCGTGCCGCTGTTTTCCTTCGGGCCGGGCGCTCAGAACTTTGTGGGCATGATGGATCAAACCGACATCTTTTTTGCGATTGCCAAAGCGATGGGCGTAGACGCGACGAAAGACGCGGGCAAATAA
- a CDS encoding TlpA family protein disulfide reductase translates to MFAALLTLLTLPALAVGSAAPPLTLSDSQGRVSRFKPAAKGVTLLNFWATWCPPCREELPRLDAAQRSGKLNVVAVNVGESPAGVLSFWKENQLGGLPLTFARTADLRGWPLPGLPTSVLLGADGKVRALKFGPLTAAELEKWGK, encoded by the coding sequence ATGTTCGCCGCCCTGTTGACCTTGCTGACTTTACCCGCGCTGGCGGTGGGAAGCGCCGCGCCGCCACTGACGCTGAGTGATTCACAGGGCCGTGTCAGCCGCTTCAAACCCGCCGCCAAGGGCGTGACCTTGCTCAATTTCTGGGCGACGTGGTGCCCGCCGTGCCGCGAAGAATTACCGCGTCTGGACGCTGCCCAGCGTTCCGGCAAGCTGAACGTGGTGGCGGTGAATGTGGGCGAGTCACCGGCAGGCGTGCTGAGTTTCTGGAAGGAAAATCAACTGGGAGGCTTGCCCCTGACGTTTGCCCGCACCGCAGATTTGCGCGGCTGGCCGCTGCCCGGACTGCCCACCAGCGTACTGCTGGGCGCGGACGGCAAAGTGCGGGCGCTCAAATTTGGGCCGCTGACGGCAGCGGAATTGGAGAAGTGGGGAAAGTAG
- a CDS encoding ABC transporter permease: MTLWITLRNLRVRGWATFLTVLAVALATATALVVPLVSKQVERGAADAAQVFDLLITAKGSPTQAVLSSLFYLDEPIGNIPYATYQKLADDKRTLRAVPLGFGDNYHGLPMVGTNARFFEQRLKPTLPPYFHVESGRLFAGPLEVVIGQAAARQTGLKLGDQFRSAHGSEEHAGAEEEEHAAEYKVVGILAATGGPVDRAIVTDIQNLWEVHGQFTPESRGVTAVLYTAAKLGDLYSVSSQMNATPSAQAVFPGQVFANVRSFVLQGQAAYAALSVLVLLLAALTIWLSVYAASLDRARSVALLRALGAGRSTVFGVVLLETAVTVLLGLLLGVGLSYGVSVLGGQLLGGRLGFALPAPVLDWALLFRVAALFPLGVLAALPPAFGAARQSPVAQL, from the coding sequence ATGACACTCTGGATCACGCTGCGCAATCTGCGGGTGCGCGGCTGGGCCACTTTCCTGACGGTGCTGGCGGTGGCGCTGGCCACCGCAACCGCTCTGGTGGTGCCGCTGGTCAGCAAACAGGTGGAGCGCGGCGCGGCGGACGCGGCTCAGGTCTTTGATCTGCTGATCACCGCCAAAGGCAGCCCCACCCAGGCGGTGCTGAGCAGTCTTTTTTATCTGGACGAGCCGATTGGCAATATTCCGTATGCCACTTACCAGAAGCTGGCCGACGACAAGCGCACTCTGCGGGCCGTGCCGTTGGGCTTCGGCGACAATTATCACGGTCTGCCGATGGTCGGCACCAATGCCCGCTTTTTTGAGCAGCGCCTCAAGCCGACCTTGCCGCCTTACTTTCATGTGGAGTCCGGGCGGTTGTTTGCCGGCCCCCTTGAAGTGGTGATCGGGCAGGCGGCGGCGCGGCAAACCGGCCTCAAGCTGGGCGATCAGTTCAGGAGCGCCCACGGCTCAGAAGAACACGCGGGCGCGGAAGAGGAAGAACACGCCGCCGAATACAAGGTGGTGGGCATTCTGGCAGCCACAGGCGGGCCGGTCGACCGCGCCATCGTGACCGACATTCAAAACCTATGGGAGGTTCACGGCCAATTCACCCCCGAGTCTCGCGGCGTGACGGCGGTGCTGTACACGGCGGCCAAGCTGGGCGATCTGTATTCGGTGTCCAGCCAGATGAACGCCACGCCGAGTGCACAAGCGGTCTTTCCCGGCCAGGTCTTTGCCAATGTGCGCTCGTTCGTGCTGCAGGGCCAGGCGGCGTATGCGGCCCTCAGCGTGCTGGTGCTGCTGCTGGCCGCGCTGACCATCTGGCTGAGCGTCTACGCGGCCAGCTTAGACCGCGCCCGCAGCGTGGCGCTCCTGCGGGCGCTCGGCGCAGGGCGCAGCACGGTTTTTGGCGTGGTGCTCTTGGAAACTGCCGTGACGGTGCTGCTGGGACTCCTGCTGGGCGTGGGGTTGTCGTACGGCGTCAGCGTACTGGGCGGCCAACTGCTGGGTGGCCGCCTCGGTTTTGCCCTGCCCGCGCCGGTGCTGGACTGGGCCTTGCTGTTCAGGGTCGCGGCGCTGTTTCCGCTGGGCGTGTTGGCGGCTTTGCCTCCGGCATTCGGCGCGGCGCGGCAAAGTCCGGTGGCTCAGTTATAG